The Streptomyces sp. Mut1 genome window below encodes:
- a CDS encoding ATP-dependent Clp protease ATP-binding subunit produces MFERFTDRARRVVVLAQEEARMLNHNYIGTEHILLGLIHEGEGVAAKALESLGISLEAVRQQVEEIIGQGQQAPSGHIPFTPRAKKVLELSLREALQLGHNYIGTEHILLGLIREGEGVAAQVLVKLGADLNRVRQQVIQLLSGYSGGKEAATAGGPAEGTPSTSLVLDQFGRNLTQAARESKLDPVIGREKEIERVMQVLSRRTKNNPVLIGEPGVGKTAVVEGLAQAIVKGEVPETLKDKHLYTLDLGALVAGSRYRGDFEERLKKVLKEIRTRGDIILFIDELHTLVGAGAAEGAIDAASILKPMLARGELQTIGATTLDEYRKHLEKDAALERRFQPIQVAEPSLPHTIEILKGLRDRYEAHHRVSITDEALVQAATLADRYISDRFLPDKAIDLIDEAGSRMRIRRMTAPPDLREFDEKIAGVRRDKESAIDSQDFEKAASLRDKEKQLLAAKAKREKEWKAGDMDVVAEVDGELIAEVLATATGIPVFKLTEEESSRLLRMEDELHKRVIGQKDAIKALSQAIRRTRAGLKDPKRPGGSFIFAGPSGVGKTELSKTLAEFLFGDEDALISLDMSEFSEKHTVSRLFGSPPGYVGYEEGGQLTEKVRRKPFSVVLFDEVEKAHPDIFNSLLQILEDGRLTDSQGRVVDFKNTVIIMTTNLGTRDISKGFNLGFAAQGDVKTNYERMKVKVNEELKQHFRPEFLNRVDDTVVFHQLSQEDIIEIVDLMVAKVDERLRDRDMGIELSTEAKKLLAKKGYDPVMGARPLRRTIQREIEDILSEKILFGELRPGHIVVVGSEGEGDEQKFTFRGEEKSALPDVPPIEQAAGGAGPNMTKEA; encoded by the coding sequence ATGTTCGAGAGGTTCACCGACCGCGCGCGGCGGGTTGTCGTCCTGGCTCAGGAAGAAGCCCGGATGCTCAACCACAACTACATCGGCACCGAGCACATCCTCCTGGGCCTGATCCATGAGGGTGAGGGTGTCGCCGCTAAGGCCCTGGAGAGCCTCGGGATTTCGCTCGAGGCGGTCCGCCAGCAGGTGGAGGAGATCATCGGTCAGGGCCAGCAGGCCCCGTCCGGCCACATCCCCTTCACGCCCCGAGCCAAGAAGGTCCTGGAGCTGTCGCTCCGCGAGGCCCTGCAGCTCGGCCACAACTACATCGGCACGGAGCACATCCTGCTCGGCCTCATCCGCGAGGGCGAGGGCGTCGCCGCCCAGGTCCTCGTGAAGCTGGGCGCCGACCTGAACCGGGTGCGCCAGCAGGTCATCCAGCTGCTGTCCGGCTACTCGGGCGGCAAGGAGGCGGCCACCGCGGGCGGCCCCGCGGAGGGCACGCCCTCCACGTCGCTGGTGCTCGACCAGTTCGGCCGCAACCTCACGCAGGCCGCTCGCGAATCCAAGCTCGACCCGGTCATCGGGCGCGAGAAGGAGATCGAGCGGGTCATGCAGGTGCTGTCCCGGCGCACGAAGAACAACCCGGTCCTCATCGGCGAGCCCGGCGTCGGCAAGACGGCGGTCGTCGAGGGCCTGGCGCAGGCCATCGTCAAGGGCGAGGTGCCCGAGACCCTCAAGGACAAGCACCTCTACACCCTGGACCTCGGCGCGCTGGTCGCCGGCTCCCGTTACCGCGGTGACTTCGAGGAGCGCCTGAAGAAGGTCCTCAAGGAGATCCGCACCCGCGGCGACATCATCCTGTTCATCGACGAGCTCCACACCCTGGTGGGTGCGGGTGCCGCCGAGGGCGCGATCGACGCCGCGAGCATCCTCAAGCCCATGCTGGCGCGCGGCGAGCTGCAGACCATCGGCGCCACCACGCTCGACGAGTACCGCAAGCACCTGGAGAAGGACGCCGCTCTCGAGCGCCGCTTCCAGCCCATCCAGGTCGCGGAGCCGTCGCTGCCGCACACCATCGAGATCCTCAAGGGTCTGCGCGACCGCTACGAGGCCCACCACCGCGTGTCCATCACGGACGAGGCGCTGGTCCAGGCCGCGACGCTGGCCGACCGCTACATCTCGGACCGCTTCCTGCCGGACAAGGCGATCGACCTGATCGACGAGGCCGGATCCCGGATGCGCATCCGCCGGATGACCGCGCCGCCGGACCTCCGCGAGTTCGACGAGAAGATCGCGGGCGTGCGCCGCGACAAGGAGTCGGCCATCGACTCCCAGGACTTCGAGAAGGCAGCTTCCCTCCGCGACAAGGAGAAGCAGCTGCTGGCGGCGAAGGCCAAGCGCGAGAAGGAGTGGAAGGCCGGCGACATGGACGTCGTGGCCGAGGTCGACGGCGAGCTGATCGCCGAGGTCCTCGCCACCGCCACCGGCATCCCGGTCTTCAAGCTGACGGAGGAGGAGTCCTCCCGCCTGCTGCGCATGGAGGACGAGCTCCACAAGCGCGTCATCGGGCAGAAGGACGCCATCAAGGCCCTCTCGCAGGCGATCCGCCGTACGCGGGCCGGTCTGAAGGACCCGAAGCGCCCCGGTGGCTCGTTCATCTTCGCGGGCCCGTCCGGTGTCGGTAAGACCGAGCTGTCCAAGACGCTCGCCGAGTTCCTCTTCGGTGACGAGGACGCGCTGATCTCCCTCGACATGTCGGAGTTCAGCGAGAAGCACACGGTCTCGCGTCTCTTCGGTTCGCCCCCCGGCTACGTGGGCTACGAGGAGGGCGGGCAGCTCACCGAGAAGGTGCGCCGCAAGCCGTTCTCCGTCGTCCTGTTCGACGAGGTCGAGAAGGCCCACCCCGACATCTTCAACTCCCTGCTCCAGATCCTGGAGGACGGTCGCCTGACCGACTCCCAGGGCCGGGTCGTGGACTTCAAGAACACGGTCATCATCATGACGACCAACCTCGGGACCCGGGACATCTCCAAGGGCTTCAACCTGGGCTTCGCCGCCCAGGGCGACGTGAAGACGAACTACGAGCGGATGAAGGTCAAGGTCAACGAAGAGCTCAAGCAGCACTTCCGGCCCGAGTTCCTCAACCGTGTCGACGACACAGTCGTCTTCCACCAGCTCAGCCAGGAAGACATCATCGAGATCGTCGACCTGATGGTCGCGAAGGTGGACGAGCGGCTCAGGGACCGTGACATGGGCATCGAGCTCAGCACGGAGGCCAAGAAGCTCCTCGCGAAGAAGGGCTACGACCCCGTGATGGGCGCCCGGCCGCTGCGCCGGACGATCCAGCGCGAGATCGAGGACATCCTCTCCGAGAAGATCCTCTTCGGTGAGCTGCGCCCCGGTCACATCGTGGTCGTCGGCAGCGAGGGCGAGGGTGACGAGCAGAAGTTCACCTTCCGTGGCGAGGAGAAGTCGGCTCTGCCCGACGTTCCCCCGATCGAGCAGGCGGCAGGCGGCGCCGGCCCGAACATGACGAAGGAGGCGTGA
- a CDS encoding PQQ-binding-like beta-propeller repeat protein → MSSEGDGHAMGRGDVSRRRLMRLAGAGAGLALLGAGAAACGPEDELIDGGGSGSKEPGGSTPAPGGKPKPAWQHDTAFDGLAWQSALAVVDNVVLVSCDPLVARDLTTGKELWSRAEVTTPGANMLIGDGTLYLASARYDGNIIGLDPKTGKDTWRSRLGDKEYSQPRPIAADKNHVYVVAGILDKEFRTPDNVIAAIDTSSGKVIWREQRDHGTEQNGITARVAGNRLAYTDFRENLTVRDTATGRQVWTKKIGRSNNRGFEVHGGLAILANGERMRAYDLETGAERWSFATEKYSRFNDPAVVDGVLYVSDTVHGLWAADPATGKRHWHNKGSLDVAAPWQFAKVGGLLYGATEFDKNGGIHAFDPADGDLRWTYNDGTGNIQRWYLASGGRQLVALHGKKVTGLPVG, encoded by the coding sequence ATGAGCAGCGAGGGGGACGGGCACGCCATGGGCAGAGGCGATGTGTCACGCAGGCGGTTGATGAGGCTGGCCGGGGCCGGAGCGGGTCTGGCGCTGCTGGGGGCGGGCGCCGCGGCGTGCGGGCCGGAGGACGAGCTGATCGACGGCGGTGGCTCGGGCTCGAAGGAGCCCGGGGGCTCGACCCCCGCGCCGGGCGGGAAGCCGAAGCCCGCCTGGCAGCACGACACGGCGTTCGACGGACTGGCCTGGCAGTCCGCGCTGGCCGTGGTCGACAACGTGGTGCTCGTCTCCTGCGACCCGCTGGTGGCCCGTGATCTGACCACCGGCAAGGAGCTATGGTCCCGCGCCGAGGTCACCACCCCGGGCGCCAACATGCTGATCGGTGACGGGACGCTGTACCTGGCGAGTGCCCGGTACGACGGGAACATCATCGGGCTCGACCCCAAGACCGGCAAGGACACCTGGCGCAGCCGGCTGGGCGACAAGGAGTACTCGCAGCCCCGGCCCATCGCGGCGGACAAGAACCACGTCTACGTCGTCGCGGGAATCCTGGACAAGGAATTCAGGACCCCGGACAACGTGATCGCCGCCATCGACACCTCATCGGGCAAGGTGATCTGGCGCGAGCAGCGCGACCACGGCACCGAGCAGAACGGCATCACCGCGCGGGTGGCCGGCAACCGCCTCGCGTACACGGACTTCCGCGAGAACCTGACCGTGCGCGACACCGCGACCGGCCGACAGGTCTGGACGAAGAAGATCGGCCGGTCCAACAACCGCGGCTTCGAGGTCCACGGCGGCCTCGCCATCCTCGCGAACGGCGAGCGGATGCGCGCCTACGACCTGGAGACCGGCGCGGAGCGCTGGTCCTTCGCGACCGAGAAGTACAGCCGGTTCAACGACCCGGCGGTCGTGGACGGGGTTCTGTACGTCTCCGACACCGTGCACGGCCTGTGGGCGGCCGACCCGGCGACCGGCAAGCGGCACTGGCACAACAAGGGGAGCCTCGACGTGGCGGCCCCGTGGCAGTTCGCCAAGGTGGGCGGCCTCCTCTACGGGGCGACGGAGTTCGACAAGAACGGCGGCATCCACGCCTTCGACCCGGCCGACGGTGATCTGCGCTGGACCTACAACGACGGCACCGGCAACATCCAGCGCTGGTACCTGGCATCGGGCGGCAGGCAACTGGTGGCGCTGCACGGCAAGAAGGTGACCGGGCTGCCCGTCGGATAG
- the cseB gene encoding two-component system response regulator CseB: MAETHVLFVEDDDVIREATQLALERDGFAVTAVPDGLTGLESFRASRPDIALLDVMVPGLDGVSLCRRIRDESTVPVIMLSARADSIDVVLGLEAGADDYVTKPFDGAVLVARIRAVLRRFGHASGGRSGGGPEPAAEGGVLVFGDLEVDTEGMEVRRGGEQVALTPTEMRLLLEFSSAPGTVLSRDKLLERVWDYGWGGDTRVVDVHVQRLRTKIGQDRIETVRGFGYKLRA; this comes from the coding sequence ATGGCCGAGACCCATGTCCTGTTCGTCGAGGACGACGACGTCATCCGCGAGGCCACCCAGCTGGCGCTGGAGCGGGACGGCTTCGCGGTCACCGCGGTGCCCGACGGGCTGACCGGCCTCGAATCGTTCCGGGCCAGCCGCCCCGACATCGCCCTGCTCGACGTGATGGTGCCCGGTCTGGACGGGGTCAGCCTCTGCCGCCGCATCCGGGACGAGTCGACGGTGCCCGTGATCATGCTGTCGGCGCGGGCCGACTCGATCGACGTGGTGCTCGGCCTGGAGGCCGGTGCCGACGACTACGTCACCAAGCCGTTCGACGGCGCGGTCCTGGTCGCCCGGATCAGGGCGGTGCTGCGCCGCTTCGGCCACGCCTCGGGCGGCCGGTCCGGTGGCGGCCCGGAGCCGGCGGCCGAGGGCGGGGTGCTGGTCTTCGGTGACCTGGAGGTCGACACCGAGGGCATGGAGGTCCGCAGGGGCGGCGAGCAGGTGGCGCTCACCCCGACCGAGATGCGGCTGCTCCTGGAGTTCTCCTCGGCTCCCGGCACGGTGCTCTCCCGCGACAAGCTGCTGGAGCGGGTCTGGGACTACGGCTGGGGCGGCGACACCCGGGTCGTGGACGTCCATGTGCAGCGGCTGCGTACGAAGATCGGGCAGGACCGGATCGAGACGGTCCGCGGCTTCGGCTACAAGCTCCGGGCATGA
- a CDS encoding A/G-specific adenine glycosylase, which yields MTATTATQTPPASLHTPVIGWFDQHARDLPWRRPEAGAWGVMVSEFMLQQTPVSRVLPVYEQWLARWPRPADLAAEPPGEAVRAWGRLGYPRRALRLHGAAQAITERHGGDVPSEHAQLLALPGIGEYTAAAVASFAYRQRHAVLDTNVRRVFARAATGIQYPPNATTAAERRLARELLPDEDERAARWAAATMELGALVCTAKNEDCMRCPIAQQCAWRLAGKPAHQGPPRRGQTYAGTDRQVRGRLLAVLRDAIGPVGQAALDAVWDEPVQRARALDGLVADGLVEPLAGGQYRLPLT from the coding sequence ATGACTGCCACGACTGCGACACAGACGCCCCCCGCCTCCCTCCACACCCCTGTCATCGGGTGGTTCGACCAGCACGCCCGCGATCTGCCCTGGCGCCGCCCCGAAGCGGGCGCCTGGGGCGTGATGGTGAGCGAGTTCATGCTGCAGCAGACCCCCGTCAGCCGGGTCCTCCCGGTGTACGAGCAGTGGCTGGCCCGCTGGCCGCGCCCCGCCGACCTCGCGGCCGAGCCGCCCGGCGAGGCGGTCCGCGCCTGGGGCCGGCTCGGCTACCCCCGCCGCGCCCTGCGCCTGCACGGGGCCGCCCAGGCGATAACGGAACGCCACGGCGGCGACGTACCGAGCGAGCACGCCCAGCTCCTCGCCCTGCCCGGCATCGGCGAGTACACGGCCGCGGCCGTGGCCTCGTTCGCCTACCGGCAGCGGCACGCCGTCCTCGACACCAACGTCCGCCGGGTCTTCGCACGGGCCGCGACCGGCATCCAGTACCCGCCGAACGCGACCACCGCCGCCGAGCGCAGGCTCGCCCGGGAGCTGCTGCCCGACGAGGACGAGCGGGCGGCCCGCTGGGCCGCGGCCACGATGGAGCTCGGCGCCCTCGTCTGCACCGCGAAGAACGAGGACTGCATGCGCTGCCCGATCGCGCAGCAGTGCGCCTGGCGGCTCGCCGGGAAGCCCGCGCACCAGGGGCCCCCGCGTCGTGGCCAGACCTACGCCGGAACGGACCGGCAGGTGCGCGGCAGGCTCCTGGCGGTGCTGCGCGACGCGATCGGCCCGGTGGGGCAGGCGGCGCTGGACGCGGTGTGGGACGAGCCGGTGCAGCGGGCCCGCGCGCTGGACGGGCTGGTCGCCGACGGCCTCGTCGAACCGCTGGCCGGCGGCCAGTACCGGCTGCCGCTGACCTGA
- the cseC gene encoding two-component system sensor histidine kinase CseC, with amino-acid sequence MRRPALRTGVRWKISIAIAAVGALIAVALSLVVHNAARVSMLENAREVQLERLTYAQLLYEAKKTKKADPRFGAKLNDPTMPRSLRQETRRNRRATHIENVGGVPDVWAAVPVGNGNVLSLHTRFADRSTTIMGDLDRALIIGSVSVVLGGSALGVLIGGQLSRRLRKAATAAGKVAQGNTDVRVRDAVGGVVRDETDELAGAVDALTDALNERIEAERRVTADIAHELRTPVTGLLTAAELLPPGRPTELVRDRAQAMRTLVEDVLEVARLDSASERAELQEVALGEFVSRRVALLDPQVRVQVVHDSWVSTDPRRLERILGNLLGNAAKHGSTPVEVTVEGRVVRVRDHGPGFPAALLREGPSRFRTGSTDRAGHGHGLGLTIAAGQARVLGARLTFRNAAPEGAAQGSGGAVAVLWLPEHAPTDTGSYPMLQFAEQRAPEPGGTGRGIRGGGAQTGR; translated from the coding sequence ATGAGGCGCCCAGCCCTGCGGACCGGGGTCCGCTGGAAGATCAGCATCGCGATCGCCGCGGTCGGCGCGCTGATCGCGGTCGCGCTGAGTCTGGTCGTGCACAACGCCGCCCGGGTCTCGATGCTGGAGAACGCCCGCGAGGTCCAGCTGGAGCGGCTGACCTACGCCCAGCTGCTGTACGAGGCGAAGAAGACGAAGAAGGCCGACCCCCGTTTCGGGGCCAAGCTCAACGATCCGACGATGCCCAGGAGCCTGCGCCAGGAGACCCGGCGCAACCGGCGGGCCACCCACATCGAGAACGTCGGCGGGGTGCCCGACGTCTGGGCGGCCGTGCCGGTGGGCAACGGCAACGTGCTGTCGCTGCACACCCGGTTCGCCGACCGCTCGACCACGATCATGGGCGATCTGGACCGGGCCCTGATCATCGGTTCGGTCTCGGTGGTGCTCGGCGGCTCCGCGCTGGGCGTGCTGATAGGCGGCCAGCTCTCGCGCCGGCTGCGCAAGGCGGCGACGGCGGCCGGGAAGGTCGCCCAGGGCAACACGGACGTACGGGTCAGGGACGCGGTCGGCGGCGTCGTGCGGGACGAGACCGATGAGCTGGCCGGCGCGGTGGACGCGCTGACCGACGCGCTGAACGAGCGGATCGAGGCCGAGCGCCGGGTGACCGCGGACATCGCGCACGAACTGCGCACCCCCGTGACCGGGCTGCTGACCGCGGCCGAGCTGCTGCCGCCGGGCCGCCCGACCGAGCTGGTACGGGACCGGGCGCAGGCGATGCGCACGCTGGTCGAGGACGTGCTGGAGGTGGCCCGGCTGGACAGCGCGTCGGAGCGGGCCGAGCTCCAGGAGGTCGCGCTCGGCGAGTTCGTCAGCCGCCGGGTGGCGCTGCTGGACCCGCAGGTGCGGGTGCAGGTGGTCCACGATTCGTGGGTCAGCACCGATCCGCGCCGCCTCGAACGCATCCTGGGCAATCTGCTGGGCAACGCGGCCAAGCACGGCTCCACCCCGGTCGAGGTCACGGTCGAGGGCCGGGTGGTCCGGGTCCGCGATCACGGGCCCGGGTTCCCGGCGGCGCTGCTGCGGGAGGGGCCGAGCCGGTTCCGTACCGGGTCGACCGACCGGGCCGGGCACGGGCACGGTCTCGGGCTGACGATCGCGGCCGGGCAGGCCCGGGTGCTCGGGGCCCGGCTGACCTTCCGCAACGCCGCCCCCGAGGGCGCGGCCCAGGGCAGTGGCGGGGCGGTCGCGGTGCTGTGGCTGCCCGAGCACGCGCCGACCGACACCGGGAGCTACCCGATGCTCCAGTTCGCCGAGCAGCGCGCCCCGGAGCCGGGCGGCACCGGCCGCGGGATCAGGGGCGGCGGCGCGCAGACGGGCCGGTGA
- a CDS encoding M23 family metallopeptidase, translating to MSKRVTFQSRRPSVSRVRGAVVAAGLGTSMVLGAGAAFAAGTADAPQATNLVTTATADSVAQQAAAQGKAAAKHTADKKAEAAKKKAAAKKKAAAKKKAAAKRAAKLAWETPVSHYKLSASFGNDGSRWSHKHSGQDFAVPIGTKVEAAHTGTIVKAGPNGGGDGPAYGNAIVIKHGNGTYSQYAHLSQIDVHIGQHVKKGQKIALSGNTGNSSGPHLHFEIRTTANYGSAVNPVNFLHKEGITV from the coding sequence ATGTCGAAGCGCGTTACGTTCCAGTCCCGCCGCCCGTCCGTGTCCCGTGTCCGTGGCGCCGTGGTGGCAGCCGGCCTGGGGACGTCGATGGTTCTCGGTGCGGGCGCTGCGTTCGCGGCCGGCACTGCGGACGCCCCCCAGGCCACGAACCTGGTGACCACCGCCACCGCCGACTCGGTCGCCCAGCAGGCGGCCGCGCAGGGCAAGGCGGCGGCCAAGCACACGGCCGACAAGAAGGCCGAGGCGGCGAAGAAGAAGGCCGCGGCGAAGAAGAAGGCGGCCGCCAAGAAGAAGGCCGCCGCCAAGCGGGCCGCGAAGCTCGCCTGGGAGACCCCGGTCAGCCACTACAAGCTCAGCGCGAGCTTCGGCAACGACGGCAGCCGCTGGTCGCACAAGCACTCCGGCCAGGACTTCGCCGTGCCGATCGGCACCAAGGTCGAGGCCGCGCACACCGGCACCATCGTGAAGGCCGGCCCGAACGGCGGCGGCGACGGTCCCGCGTACGGCAACGCCATCGTGATCAAGCACGGCAACGGCACGTACTCGCAGTACGCGCACCTGTCGCAGATCGACGTGCACATCGGCCAGCACGTGAAGAAGGGCCAGAAGATCGCCCTGTCCGGCAACACCGGCAACTCCAGCGGCCCGCACCTGCACTTCGAGATCCGGACCACCGCGAACTACGGTTCGGCGGTCAACCCGGTCAACTTCCTGCACAAGGAGGGCATCACGGTCTGA
- a CDS encoding MDR family MFS transporter has protein sequence MADLIKTADGKAGGPPAAKAEKPEPPQRSVRVVILALMIAMLLAMLDNLIVGTAMPTIVGDLGGLEHLSWVVTAYTLATAASTPIWGKLGDMYGRKSIFLTSIVIFLIGSVLSGMAQDMGQLIGFRAIQGLGAGGLMVGVMAIIGDLVPPRERGKYQGMMAGVMAVAMIGGPLVGGTITDHLGWRWSFYINLPLGAVALIMITTVLHLPKRERTKRNVDYLGAGLLTVGITAIVLVTTWGGSEYDWNSAVIMELIAIGVAALAGFLFVETKAAEPIIPLHIFRNLNFTLMSVVGFMAGFVMFGAVLFLPLFQQSVQGASATNSGLLLLPMLLAMMIVSLVAGRITTSTGRYKVFPILGSILMVTGLFLLAQMDTSTTRFTSGVYMAVLGAGMGFLMQITMLVAQNSVELKDMGVASSSTTLFRTLGSSFGVAIMGALFTGRVNDEMAARGGAGATAHGAQLDAASLAKLPVPVREAYEYAVASGTHIAFLVGASVGLIALVAALFVKEVPLRGAGPEKSAPAVAEI, from the coding sequence ATGGCGGACCTGATCAAGACGGCGGACGGGAAGGCGGGCGGCCCACCGGCCGCGAAGGCGGAGAAACCGGAGCCGCCGCAGCGCAGCGTCCGGGTGGTGATCCTCGCCCTGATGATCGCCATGCTGCTGGCGATGCTCGACAACCTGATCGTCGGCACCGCGATGCCGACCATCGTCGGCGACCTCGGCGGCCTCGAACACCTCTCCTGGGTCGTCACCGCGTACACCCTGGCCACCGCTGCCTCCACCCCCATCTGGGGCAAGCTCGGCGACATGTACGGGCGCAAGAGCATCTTCCTCACGTCCATCGTGATCTTCCTGATCGGCTCGGTGCTCAGCGGAATGGCCCAGGACATGGGCCAGCTCATCGGCTTCCGGGCCATCCAGGGCCTCGGCGCCGGTGGCCTGATGGTCGGCGTCATGGCGATCATCGGTGACCTCGTACCGCCCCGCGAGCGCGGCAAGTACCAGGGCATGATGGCCGGTGTGATGGCCGTCGCCATGATCGGCGGACCGCTGGTCGGCGGCACCATCACCGACCACCTCGGCTGGCGCTGGAGCTTCTACATCAACCTGCCGCTCGGCGCGGTCGCCCTGATCATGATCACCACCGTGCTGCACCTGCCCAAGCGGGAGCGCACGAAGCGGAACGTCGACTACCTCGGCGCCGGGCTGCTGACCGTCGGAATCACCGCGATCGTGCTGGTCACCACCTGGGGCGGTTCCGAGTACGACTGGAACTCCGCGGTCATCATGGAGCTCATCGCGATCGGCGTCGCCGCGCTGGCCGGCTTCCTCTTCGTCGAGACCAAGGCCGCCGAGCCGATCATCCCGCTCCACATATTCCGCAACCTCAACTTCACGCTGATGTCCGTGGTCGGCTTCATGGCCGGCTTCGTGATGTTCGGCGCGGTGCTCTTCCTGCCGCTGTTCCAGCAGTCCGTCCAGGGCGCGTCCGCGACCAACTCCGGGCTCCTGCTCCTGCCCATGCTGCTGGCGATGATGATCGTCTCGCTCGTCGCGGGCCGGATCACCACCAGCACCGGCCGCTACAAGGTCTTCCCGATCCTCGGCTCGATCCTGATGGTGACCGGTCTCTTCCTGCTCGCGCAGATGGACACCTCCACCACCCGGTTCACCTCCGGGGTCTACATGGCCGTGCTGGGCGCGGGCATGGGCTTCCTGATGCAGATCACGATGCTCGTCGCGCAGAACAGCGTGGAGCTGAAGGACATGGGCGTCGCCTCGTCCTCCACCACCCTCTTCCGCACGCTCGGCAGCTCCTTCGGCGTCGCCATCATGGGCGCCCTGTTCACCGGACGGGTGAACGACGAGATGGCTGCCCGCGGCGGCGCGGGTGCCACCGCACACGGCGCCCAGCTGGACGCGGCGAGCCTGGCCAAGCTGCCGGTACCGGTGCGCGAGGCGTACGAGTACGCGGTGGCCTCCGGCACCCACATCGCCTTCCTGGTGGGCGCGTCCGTCGGGCTGATCGCCCTGGTCGCGGCCCTCTTCGTCAAGGAGGTCCCGCTGCGGGGCGCCGGACCGGAGAAGTCCGCACCCGCCGTCGCGGAGATCTGA
- a CDS encoding TetR/AcrR family transcriptional regulator, whose amino-acid sequence MGSTSQPRRGNTRQRIQDVALELFAQQGYEKTSLREIAEQLDVTKAALYYHFKTKEDILVSIFEDLNKPVEDLIIWGETQPRTLETKTEILRRYSEALARSAPLFRFMQENQATVRDLSIGETIKHRVLGLVDLIKDPDAPLTDQVRCFSALFTMHAGMLALKDVDGDPEEKRKAALEVAVELVTRAHDPDAPR is encoded by the coding sequence ATGGGCAGCACGTCTCAGCCACGTCGGGGCAACACCCGCCAGCGCATCCAGGACGTCGCCCTGGAGCTCTTCGCGCAGCAGGGTTACGAGAAGACCTCGCTGCGGGAGATCGCCGAGCAGCTGGACGTCACCAAGGCGGCGCTCTACTACCACTTCAAGACGAAGGAAGACATCCTCGTCAGCATCTTCGAGGACCTCAACAAGCCGGTCGAGGACCTGATCATCTGGGGCGAGACACAGCCGCGCACCCTGGAGACGAAGACGGAGATCCTCCGCCGCTACAGCGAGGCACTGGCCCGCTCCGCCCCGCTCTTCCGCTTCATGCAGGAGAACCAGGCGACGGTTCGCGACCTGAGCATCGGCGAGACGATCAAGCACCGGGTGCTGGGCCTGGTGGACCTCATCAAGGACCCGGACGCGCCGCTCACCGACCAGGTGCGGTGCTTCAGCGCGCTCTTCACCATGCACGCCGGCATGCTCGCGCTGAAAGACGTCGACGGCGACCCCGAGGAGAAGCGCAAGGCCGCTCTCGAAGTCGCCGTCGAACTGGTCACCCGGGCCCACGACCCGGACGCTCCCCGGTAG
- a CDS encoding SigE family RNA polymerase sigma factor encodes MAQGEVLGFEEYVRTRQEALLRSARRLVPDPVDAQDLLQTALARTYGRWDRIEDKSLADAYLRRVMINTRTEWWRARKLDEVPTEQLPDASVEDGTEQRADRALLMDILGVLAPKQRSVVVLRHWEQMSTEETAAALGMSAGTVKSTLHRALARLRQELENREAASRETRLAEERGRERCAA; translated from the coding sequence ATGGCGCAGGGCGAGGTGCTCGGCTTCGAGGAGTACGTGCGGACCCGGCAGGAGGCGCTGCTGCGCAGCGCGCGCCGGCTCGTCCCCGACCCGGTGGACGCGCAGGACCTGTTGCAGACCGCCCTCGCCCGCACCTACGGCCGCTGGGACCGCATCGAGGACAAGTCCCTCGCCGACGCCTATCTGCGCCGCGTCATGATCAACACCAGGACCGAGTGGTGGCGGGCCCGCAAGCTGGACGAGGTCCCCACCGAGCAGCTGCCCGACGCGAGCGTCGAGGACGGCACCGAGCAGCGCGCCGACCGCGCCCTGCTGATGGACATCCTCGGTGTGCTCGCTCCCAAGCAGCGCAGCGTCGTCGTGCTGCGACACTGGGAGCAGATGAGCACGGAGGAGACGGCGGCGGCGCTCGGCATGTCGGCCGGTACGGTGAAGAGCACGCTGCACCGTGCGCTGGCGCGGCTGCGCCAGGAGCTGGAGAACAGGGAAGCGGCGAGCCGGGAGACCCGGCTCGCCGAAGAACGGGGGCGGGAGCGGTGCGCGGCCTGA